A section of the Dehalobacter sp. DCM genome encodes:
- a CDS encoding helix-turn-helix domain-containing protein, giving the protein MKNSDMIRQLCEQMNISVSELARRLGQSPQNFGKKLKRETITLEELKTIADVMDVKFEQAFILPDGKEIKTGNE; this is encoded by the coding sequence ATGAAAAACTCGGACATGATACGACAGCTATGTGAACAAATGAATATCAGTGTCTCCGAATTGGCTAGACGATTAGGTCAGTCGCCACAGAACTTCGGGAAGAAGCTGAAGCGTGAAACGATTACCTTAGAAGAACTTAAGACCATAGCAGATGTGATGGATGTAAAGTTTGAACAGGCTTTCATTCTGCCTGATGGGAAAGAAATAAAAACAGGAAATGAGTAA
- a CDS encoding PD-(D/E)XK nuclease family protein: MDKNKLKALSFDELRTLYRNFLHSQDISKLTIDTAYSDTFYLWRKGSKDLFWDTVTDTDFENVAKSELIKTLSEHSTGNVKSLASNYLSHLKRFRLFLSSNGTMESVEIKKPIKVKQINMSREIIINKMYVGGYLLEGDNIGHEIINLYKADDGKNYIYLNSQGTIDLSHGKNRITVLMVRKFATKTYKVLAKADGVMILDFADSRLPRKERYKGQVALGLTYGGISLVDLFNENSFRGSLEDEKNAYATFIADKVIKPKMQIYITDDASASGDNTFFVRTYKGFGKQTLREFYNENEKPDSFVDLNKIIENKELWEEANTTQAISELPEPQKDPYFNFMKIIKHEDNELAFSNMFAYFFNLNRDAFSLFANDVLHIEMQADFTIEREKKNIDLLVSDINNVVVIENKIKSSINGINDRHDIYSDQVQSQLKKYFQFVTSDDDYCSKTASCFIFSPNYNRIELSKFSCGEKYTVIYYREIYNFFIEHRKLFDDVPYFNDFINAMYKHTKDYDNELEEEMQRRFQNTIYNAKNR, from the coding sequence TTGGATAAAAACAAATTGAAAGCGTTATCATTTGATGAGCTGCGCACTTTGTATAGGAACTTTCTACATAGCCAAGACATTTCAAAATTAACGATCGATACTGCTTATAGTGACACCTTCTACCTATGGAGAAAAGGCAGCAAAGACCTTTTCTGGGATACAGTGACGGATACTGATTTTGAAAATGTGGCAAAGAGTGAACTAATAAAGACTCTTTCCGAGCACTCGACTGGAAACGTTAAGTCACTAGCGAGTAATTACTTGTCCCATTTAAAACGATTTCGTTTATTTTTGTCATCAAATGGGACAATGGAATCCGTTGAGATTAAAAAACCAATTAAAGTAAAGCAAATAAATATGAGTCGAGAAATAATAATTAATAAAATGTATGTTGGAGGCTATCTGTTAGAGGGCGATAATATAGGCCATGAAATCATCAATCTCTATAAGGCGGATGATGGAAAAAACTATATCTATCTCAATTCACAAGGAACAATAGACTTATCTCATGGAAAAAATAGAATAACTGTTTTGATGGTGAGAAAATTTGCAACGAAAACATATAAAGTGCTGGCCAAGGCAGATGGGGTTATGATTCTTGATTTTGCGGACAGCAGACTACCGCGAAAAGAGAGATATAAAGGGCAAGTTGCATTAGGACTGACATATGGCGGAATAAGCCTTGTAGATCTATTTAATGAGAATTCTTTTCGCGGTAGTCTAGAAGATGAAAAAAATGCTTACGCAACGTTTATTGCAGATAAGGTTATAAAGCCGAAAATGCAGATATATATTACAGATGATGCGTCAGCAAGTGGTGACAACACCTTTTTCGTTCGTACATATAAAGGATTTGGCAAACAAACATTAAGGGAATTCTATAACGAAAATGAAAAGCCGGATTCTTTCGTTGATTTGAATAAGATAATTGAGAACAAAGAGTTATGGGAAGAGGCAAACACGACACAAGCAATTTCTGAATTACCTGAACCTCAAAAAGATCCATACTTCAATTTCATGAAAATAATCAAACATGAGGACAATGAACTCGCTTTTTCGAACATGTTTGCTTACTTTTTCAATCTCAATAGAGATGCCTTTTCTCTTTTTGCTAACGATGTTCTGCATATCGAGATGCAAGCAGATTTCACTATTGAGAGAGAAAAGAAAAACATTGACCTGCTTGTATCAGATATAAATAATGTCGTCGTAATAGAAAATAAAATAAAATCGAGCATCAATGGTATTAATGACCGTCACGATATCTACAGTGATCAAGTACAATCACAACTAAAAAAATACTTTCAATTTGTTACCTCTGATGATGATTATTGCTCGAAAACAGCAAGTTGCTTTATATTTTCACCCAATTACAATCGCATTGAACTGAGCAAATTTTCGTGCGGTGAAAAATATACTGTTATTTATTATAGAGAAATTTATAATTTCTTCATTGAACATAGAAAACTGTTTGATGATGTGCCTTATTTTAATGACTTCATTAATGCAATGTACAAGCACACAAAGGACTATGATAATGAGTTAGAGGAAGAGATGCAAAGAAGATTTCAAAATACGATTTACAATGCAAAGAATCGGTAG
- a CDS encoding DsbA family oxidoreductase — protein sequence MNKITIEFFHDVICSFCFPMSYRMRQLQKLMPEIEIVHRSYALVKSERDFDAMFGSRAAAKAEIMSHWEHANHNDDHHRFNISGMRQTDFLFPSSMKGLIACKAAYFVAGDAGYWDVFDALQNALFVQNQNIEENEIIEDCVRESGIDFESWVHHYNSIETKDAVESDFLLVKQYNIQGVPALVINGNQQISGAQPLSKIIQVIEEITKGKEQPTSDGASCRLVDGKIECE from the coding sequence ATGAATAAAATAACCATCGAGTTTTTTCATGACGTCATATGCAGTTTTTGTTTTCCAATGTCCTATCGGATGCGGCAGCTCCAAAAACTGATGCCGGAAATAGAAATCGTGCATCGCTCCTATGCCTTAGTGAAATCGGAACGCGATTTCGACGCGATGTTTGGTTCAAGAGCAGCAGCCAAGGCTGAGATTATGAGTCATTGGGAACATGCAAATCATAATGATGACCACCATCGGTTCAACATCTCCGGAATGCGCCAGACAGACTTTTTGTTTCCGTCTTCTATGAAAGGCCTTATTGCATGCAAAGCGGCATACTTCGTAGCGGGCGATGCTGGGTATTGGGATGTTTTTGACGCGCTGCAAAATGCCTTGTTTGTACAAAATCAAAATATTGAGGAAAACGAGATTATCGAGGACTGTGTCAGAGAAAGTGGTATAGACTTTGAGTCCTGGGTGCACCATTACAATAGCATAGAGACAAAAGATGCAGTAGAGAGTGACTTTCTTCTTGTAAAACAATATAACATTCAAGGGGTCCCGGCACTCGTCATAAATGGGAATCAGCAGATTAGCGGCGCACAACCCTTATCTAAAATTATCCAAGTCATAGAGGAAATTACAAAAGGAAAAGAACAGCCGACATCTGACGGAGCTTCCTGTCGCTTGGTGGACGGAAAAATCGAATGTGAATGA